A region from the Fibrobacter sp. UWB5 genome encodes:
- the thiF gene encoding thiamine biosynthesis protein ThiF: MTANLSQMREPSRIPSQNEMHAALEKRQGAEAVRKLQAATVAVCGLGGLGSNIAISLARAGVGKLILIDFDCVDVTNLHRQQYKACQVGRPKPEALLTNLKEIAPYTEYETHFEKVTAENAEALLGKADVICEAFDNAEAKAMLVNTVLENMPEKFLVAASGMAGYDSGNLITTRKVTKRFYVCGDGKSDVNDGIGLIAPRVMLCAAHQALTVIRLILGME; the protein is encoded by the coding sequence ATGACTGCTAATCTTTCGCAGATGCGCGAACCTTCTCGCATACCTTCGCAGAACGAGATGCACGCTGCGCTTGAAAAGCGGCAGGGTGCAGAAGCCGTGCGAAAGTTGCAGGCGGCAACGGTTGCTGTTTGCGGTTTGGGCGGCCTCGGTTCGAATATCGCGATTTCTTTGGCTCGTGCCGGTGTCGGTAAACTCATTCTGATTGATTTTGACTGTGTCGATGTGACGAATTTGCATCGCCAGCAGTACAAGGCGTGCCAAGTGGGCAGGCCGAAGCCGGAAGCATTGCTTACAAACTTGAAAGAGATTGCGCCGTATACGGAATACGAAACGCATTTCGAGAAGGTGACCGCCGAAAATGCGGAGGCGCTGCTTGGCAAGGCCGACGTGATTTGCGAGGCGTTTGACAATGCCGAGGCCAAGGCGATGCTTGTGAACACGGTGCTTGAAAACATGCCCGAAAAGTTCCTGGTTGCTGCTTCTGGCATGGCGGGCTACGATAGCGGTAATTTGATTACGACCCGCAAGGTGACCAAACGCTTTTACGTTTGCGGTGACGGCAAAAGTGACGTGAATGACGGAATCGGGCTCATTGCGCCCCGCGTGATGCTTTGCGCCGCTCACCAGGCCCTGACTGTGATTCGCCTGATTCTTGGAATGGAATAA